Proteins co-encoded in one Flavivirga eckloniae genomic window:
- a CDS encoding glycoside hydrolase family protein — protein MIIIKEYNQYVFNPLRLLRSISMLLMAVLFSYSSILTAQEKSEIQSLSSVNGTLQAFVSKDSTLQYSERFTIDQGENEVVLDGEKWNYTVKYEKVEGHKNATDVEVIIHPSKENQKAIMGVEFNFENWSKDNYVLVPASVYNGNRFKTINMSWPGVIVDEADKYHDIDPIIPDHIPYLNLEEGTSKLSIKLNDASIPAIAFFSPELQRSFLLLIKPTKNFDIVVKESEDRKRASFLFYSTNKPDVYSKEKTDFFSINFRMFDFPSQNPIDLLTHFFPLRKSFTEPNEFVHSIPFGKSFEIQETLHDTNRWDESMKIYRQSGLKERDKFYGGVQLGWIGGMIEEQPLLTAGNELSKKRSVQNIETILNNMQGESGLMYGMFKDDIVYSDDFRNPSKKPLLGMARKNGDALYFLLQSLMILKESKEYGSMVEKFESKARKLADGLSNLWLKYNQFGQFFDPNTGELVVYGSTSGASAIGALALACEYFGENKYLEIAEAAGDFYYRRDLQKGYTTAGPGEALQCPDSESAFAILEGYMALYDITGKEKYLKMAEEATAYFATWVTSYDFEFPEQSVLGKIDAKATGSVWANIQNRHGAPAICNYSGDSLLKLYRATNNPLYIDLLKDIAHNALQYVSTTDRPLAPNMLHGYVCERVNISNWEGEQNVGGNFYDSSPWVEVAIMQTVTQVPSIYFDVENNTLAIFDHLNASIENTSTKETITIRIKNPTEYDTVCTVFIDSAKDKPMGWNNYAEFKKIQLSANEEKVVTLKIK, from the coding sequence ATGATTATAATAAAAGAATATAACCAATATGTTTTCAACCCCTTAAGGTTATTAAGATCTATAAGTATGCTTTTAATGGCAGTGCTTTTTTCTTATTCTTCAATCTTAACCGCTCAAGAAAAAAGTGAAATACAATCACTTTCTTCTGTTAATGGAACATTACAGGCGTTTGTAAGTAAAGATAGTACGCTTCAGTATAGCGAACGATTTACTATTGATCAAGGTGAAAATGAGGTGGTTTTGGATGGTGAGAAATGGAACTATACGGTGAAATATGAAAAAGTTGAAGGACACAAAAATGCTACAGATGTTGAGGTGATTATCCATCCCTCTAAAGAGAACCAGAAAGCAATAATGGGTGTTGAGTTCAATTTTGAAAACTGGTCTAAAGATAATTATGTTCTGGTTCCAGCATCTGTTTACAATGGTAATCGATTTAAAACGATTAACATGTCTTGGCCTGGAGTTATAGTGGATGAGGCCGATAAATATCATGATATCGATCCTATTATTCCCGATCATATACCTTATTTAAACCTAGAGGAAGGTACTTCTAAGTTAAGCATCAAATTAAATGACGCTAGCATACCAGCCATAGCCTTTTTTAGTCCAGAATTACAAAGAAGTTTTTTGTTACTTATAAAACCGACCAAGAATTTTGATATTGTTGTTAAAGAAAGTGAGGACAGGAAACGAGCTTCGTTTCTATTTTATTCCACGAACAAGCCAGATGTTTATAGTAAAGAAAAAACAGATTTCTTTTCCATAAATTTTCGAATGTTCGATTTTCCTTCTCAGAATCCAATAGACCTGCTTACACATTTCTTTCCGCTCAGAAAGTCATTTACAGAGCCTAATGAGTTTGTGCATAGTATTCCATTTGGTAAGAGTTTTGAAATTCAAGAAACGCTTCATGACACAAATCGTTGGGATGAGTCTATGAAAATCTACAGGCAGTCAGGTTTAAAGGAGCGAGATAAGTTTTATGGTGGTGTTCAGTTAGGTTGGATAGGGGGTATGATTGAAGAGCAACCCCTACTTACTGCTGGTAACGAACTGAGTAAAAAACGATCGGTACAAAATATCGAAACCATCCTAAATAATATGCAAGGTGAATCGGGTCTTATGTATGGTATGTTTAAAGATGACATAGTTTATAGCGATGATTTTCGTAATCCTTCAAAAAAGCCTTTGCTTGGAATGGCTAGGAAAAATGGTGATGCCCTTTACTTTTTACTTCAAAGTTTAATGATTTTAAAAGAATCAAAAGAATATGGATCTATGGTTGAAAAGTTTGAGTCTAAGGCTAGGAAATTGGCTGATGGCCTTTCGAACTTATGGTTGAAGTACAATCAGTTTGGTCAATTTTTCGACCCAAACACAGGAGAACTTGTTGTTTATGGTTCCACATCAGGTGCTTCCGCTATCGGAGCGCTTGCTTTGGCTTGCGAATATTTTGGGGAGAATAAATATCTAGAAATTGCCGAAGCTGCTGGCGATTTCTATTACCGTCGCGATTTGCAGAAAGGGTACACAACGGCTGGTCCAGGAGAAGCGCTTCAGTGTCCTGATTCAGAATCAGCCTTTGCTATTTTGGAGGGCTATATGGCTTTATACGATATAACTGGCAAAGAAAAATACCTTAAGATGGCCGAAGAAGCAACAGCTTACTTTGCTACTTGGGTAACCTCGTATGATTTTGAATTCCCAGAACAAAGTGTGCTTGGTAAAATTGACGCAAAAGCCACAGGATCGGTTTGGGCAAATATTCAAAATAGACATGGTGCTCCGGCTATTTGTAATTATTCAGGCGATAGTTTATTAAAACTGTATAGAGCAACTAACAATCCTCTGTATATTGACTTGTTAAAGGATATTGCTCATAATGCCTTGCAATATGTTTCGACTACTGATAGGCCTTTGGCGCCCAATATGTTACACGGCTATGTTTGCGAACGTGTGAATATAAGTAACTGGGAAGGAGAACAAAATGTAGGCGGAAATTTCTATGACTCATCGCCATGGGTAGAAGTTGCTATTATGCAAACTGTAACTCAAGTTCCTAGCATTTATTTTGATGTAGAAAATAACACATTAGCCATTTTTGATCACCTTAATGCAAGTATTGAAAATACCAGCACCAAAGAAACTATTACCATAAGGATTAAAAACCCTACCGAGTATGATACAGTCTGTACTGTGTTTATTGATTCTGCCAAGGACAAACCGATGGGGTGGAACAATTATGCTGAATTTAAGAAAATTCAATTGTCCGCCAACGAAGAAAAAGTAGTTACCCTAAAAATAAAATAA
- a CDS encoding glycoside hydrolase family 31 protein has translation MKIYKLFNYAIAIALSQIFFACNGSDISYEKTDHSVVILGDSISTEITVINDNILHIRKYGSNSKSSDLPDYVTILEPQSVSWKVSEQKDRITIKTSKVEATINIDGVISYQSSDGESLLHEKPEETYINKEGVGTHTVSQAFHARNEGLYGLGQYQNGIMNWKNEPVRLMQYNQEIAIPFLVSTKKYGIYWHNYSVTDFNYPKNEISFVETADEDNNVSKTTFTPEKTGEYSFIIDSEWPDNANRRGERVLMTIDSDTVVQYSTVWMPSTFSGKMNLKAGKKYEVVFHNIGSEVPGKILYNEPDFNKTVFSSRYGNAIDYYFIHAENPTDILSQYSNLTGKAPMFPKSAFGFWQCRERYHNQEELLTNAREYRKRNIPIDNIVQDWFYWPEGAKGPEWDRQKYPNPKKMIEELDALNLNLMVSVWPEVKNQPLLNKYNLEKSIMGNTSFIDIYDKNVQERYYRMLSDSMFHIGVQSIWLDGTEPEAKPKDDYQTAVGKFGEVTNPYSLMVTKTMYEGRRNEYPNERVFNLTRSAYAGQQRYGAASWSGDVAATWEQFAEQIPAGLNFMMAGVPYWTTDIGGFFRDAQSLNPIYKDQYTNQEFIELLTRWFQFGTFNPIFRIHGYVSETEIWRYGQEFEDTARKYIDMRYQFLPYIYSEAWKVTQKGNLLMSPLVYTYPDDENTWKIKDQFFLGESMMVCPVTKYKARERDVYLPKGNWYHFETNEKISGGKTIVANAPLNSVPVYIKEGTILPIGPKVQYATQETDKPITLKIYPGVDASYTLYLDDNGSYDYEKGTYSEINISYSESGKVLTLAQGKDGFVGFNNNPMMFTISVVGTDTQIPVTFNGEDISKAL, from the coding sequence ATGAAAATTTATAAATTATTCAACTATGCCATTGCGATTGCGCTCAGTCAAATCTTTTTTGCATGCAATGGTTCCGATATAAGTTACGAAAAAACAGATCATTCTGTCGTAATTCTGGGAGATAGTATTTCTACTGAAATTACCGTGATAAACGATAATATTTTACATATAAGGAAATATGGGAGCAATTCAAAAAGCAGCGACTTGCCCGATTATGTCACCATTTTAGAACCGCAATCTGTTAGTTGGAAAGTATCTGAACAGAAAGACCGAATTACAATTAAAACCTCAAAAGTAGAGGCGACCATAAACATAGATGGGGTGATTAGCTACCAATCAAGTGACGGAGAATCGTTATTACATGAAAAACCTGAAGAAACCTATATTAATAAGGAGGGCGTTGGAACGCATACTGTTTCACAAGCTTTTCATGCAAGAAATGAAGGTTTATACGGACTAGGGCAATACCAGAATGGCATAATGAACTGGAAAAATGAGCCAGTAAGGTTAATGCAGTATAATCAAGAAATTGCGATTCCCTTTTTGGTCTCGACAAAGAAATATGGTATATACTGGCATAATTACAGTGTCACAGATTTTAACTATCCAAAGAACGAAATTTCCTTTGTGGAAACAGCAGATGAAGACAACAATGTAAGTAAAACGACATTCACTCCAGAAAAAACGGGCGAATATTCATTTATAATAGATAGTGAATGGCCTGATAATGCAAATAGGCGTGGAGAGAGGGTTCTCATGACCATTGATTCTGATACCGTAGTTCAGTATTCTACCGTTTGGATGCCCTCAACCTTTTCGGGAAAAATGAACCTCAAAGCAGGGAAAAAGTACGAAGTTGTATTTCATAACATAGGATCGGAAGTACCAGGCAAAATACTATACAATGAACCCGATTTCAATAAAACAGTATTCAGTAGCCGATATGGAAATGCTATTGATTACTACTTCATCCACGCTGAAAACCCCACTGATATTTTATCTCAATACAGCAATTTGACAGGAAAAGCCCCTATGTTTCCAAAATCAGCTTTTGGTTTTTGGCAATGTCGAGAAAGATACCATAACCAGGAAGAACTTTTAACAAATGCTAGGGAGTACAGAAAAAGAAACATTCCGATTGATAATATTGTACAAGATTGGTTTTATTGGCCAGAGGGTGCCAAAGGACCGGAATGGGACAGACAAAAATATCCGAATCCGAAAAAGATGATTGAAGAACTGGATGCCCTCAACCTTAATTTAATGGTTTCCGTATGGCCAGAAGTGAAAAACCAGCCATTATTGAATAAATATAATCTAGAAAAATCAATTATGGGGAATACGTCATTTATTGATATATATGATAAGAATGTACAAGAAAGATACTATAGAATGCTGAGTGACTCCATGTTTCATATTGGTGTTCAATCCATATGGTTAGATGGGACAGAACCAGAGGCAAAACCTAAAGATGACTATCAAACGGCAGTCGGCAAATTTGGGGAAGTAACAAACCCTTATTCGCTCATGGTAACTAAAACAATGTATGAAGGCAGACGAAACGAATATCCTAATGAAAGGGTCTTTAACCTTACGCGTTCGGCTTACGCTGGCCAACAAAGATATGGTGCAGCCTCTTGGTCTGGTGATGTAGCTGCAACATGGGAGCAATTTGCAGAGCAAATACCAGCAGGTCTAAATTTTATGATGGCAGGTGTTCCTTATTGGACAACAGATATTGGTGGCTTTTTTAGGGATGCACAGTCCTTAAACCCTATATACAAGGATCAGTACACCAATCAAGAATTTATAGAGCTGCTTACGCGTTGGTTTCAGTTTGGTACTTTTAATCCAATCTTCAGGATTCATGGCTATGTTTCGGAAACTGAAATTTGGCGATATGGTCAGGAATTTGAAGATACTGCCCGGAAATATATTGATATGCGATATCAGTTTTTACCTTACATTTATTCGGAAGCATGGAAAGTCACCCAGAAAGGAAATCTTTTAATGAGCCCATTGGTGTATACATATCCTGATGATGAAAATACCTGGAAGATAAAAGATCAATTCTTTTTAGGAGAGAGCATGATGGTTTGCCCCGTTACAAAGTATAAAGCAAGGGAGAGAGATGTTTATTTACCAAAAGGAAATTGGTATCACTTTGAGACAAATGAAAAAATTAGTGGAGGAAAAACAATTGTAGCGAATGCTCCATTAAACAGTGTTCCGGTCTATATAAAAGAAGGTACTATTTTGCCAATAGGCCCTAAAGTCCAGTATGCGACCCAAGAAACGGATAAACCGATTACTTTAAAAATCTATCCTGGAGTAGATGCAAGTTATACCTTGTATTTAGACGATAACGGGTCTTATGATTATGAGAAAGGCACGTATTCTGAGATTAATATATCTTATTCCGAATCGGGAAAAGTTTTAACATTAGCTCAGGGTAAAGACGGGTTCGTTGGTTTTAATAACAATCCAATGATGTTTACAATTTCTGTAGTGGGTACAGACACTCAAATACCGGTAACATTCAATGGAGAAGATATAAGTAAGGCATTATGA
- a CDS encoding alpha-L-fucosidase — protein sequence MKKYKILFSTIVIILISGECFSQTRYEPNWESLDSRPVPSWYTNAKFGIFIHWGPYSVPAFSKVGAYSEWYWMSLVSPERDKEGHMLTKEFHNRIYGENFTYPDFVPMFTAEMYDPDQWADIFKKSGAKYVVLTSKHHDGYTLWPSAESDKSWGRPWSSTNSGPGRDLLGELTESVRKTDLKMGIYYSLYEWFNPLYTSDVDLFVEKHMFPQFKDVVEKYKPSLIFSDGEWEHPHTTWKSRELLSWLYNESASKEDVVINDRWGIGTRHHHGGYYTTEYGSGMPNADVPWEENRGMAYSFGYSRTENFEDYNSTQELLYMLVDIVSRGGNFLLDIGPTADGRIPVIMQERLLEMGDWLEVNGEAIYGTKLWQKTCQWSKGKVQDAERGEYNVTYDIMKLTVSPDKGFAAKEIFFTKKGNTLYGICPVYPKNQLIIKGVKLGTGSTVEMLGTYKTLKWKQQGENVVIEVPALNPSEVPCEYAWTFKLSNVKD from the coding sequence ATGAAAAAATATAAAATTCTTTTTTCGACAATTGTCATCATACTAATATCTGGTGAATGTTTCTCTCAAACCAGATATGAACCCAATTGGGAATCATTAGATAGTCGTCCAGTGCCTTCTTGGTATACTAATGCTAAGTTTGGGATCTTCATCCATTGGGGACCGTATTCTGTCCCTGCATTTTCCAAAGTTGGTGCCTATTCAGAATGGTACTGGATGAGTTTGGTTAGTCCAGAAAGAGATAAAGAGGGACATATGTTGACAAAAGAGTTTCATAATCGTATATACGGAGAAAATTTTACTTACCCTGACTTTGTACCTATGTTTACTGCTGAAATGTATGATCCTGATCAGTGGGCGGACATTTTTAAAAAATCTGGCGCAAAATATGTCGTACTCACATCCAAGCATCATGATGGGTATACCTTATGGCCAAGTGCAGAGTCCGATAAATCGTGGGGGCGGCCATGGAGTTCGACGAATTCTGGGCCTGGAAGAGACCTGTTAGGAGAGTTGACAGAATCGGTAAGGAAAACCGATTTAAAAATGGGCATTTATTACTCCCTGTACGAGTGGTTTAACCCACTCTACACATCGGATGTTGATTTGTTTGTGGAAAAGCATATGTTTCCACAGTTTAAGGATGTAGTAGAAAAATATAAACCATCTTTAATCTTTTCAGACGGAGAGTGGGAGCATCCACACACCACATGGAAATCAAGGGAGTTGTTGTCATGGCTTTATAATGAATCAGCTAGCAAGGAAGATGTGGTGATTAACGATCGCTGGGGTATTGGAACACGGCACCATCATGGTGGATACTATACAACCGAGTACGGTTCTGGCATGCCTAACGCTGATGTACCATGGGAAGAAAATCGTGGTATGGCGTATTCATTTGGATACAGCAGAACTGAAAACTTTGAAGATTATAATTCCACACAGGAATTGTTATATATGCTTGTTGATATTGTAAGCCGAGGAGGTAATTTTCTTTTGGATATAGGCCCAACTGCAGATGGAAGGATTCCTGTAATAATGCAAGAACGTCTGCTTGAGATGGGGGATTGGTTAGAAGTAAATGGAGAGGCTATTTATGGAACCAAACTTTGGCAGAAAACATGTCAATGGAGCAAAGGAAAAGTTCAAGATGCTGAAAGAGGAGAGTATAACGTCACGTACGATATAATGAAACTCACAGTTTCTCCAGATAAAGGGTTTGCTGCCAAAGAAATCTTTTTTACTAAAAAAGGAAATACACTTTATGGTATTTGCCCAGTATATCCTAAAAATCAACTTATTATAAAAGGAGTAAAATTAGGAACTGGTTCTACTGTAGAAATGCTTGGTACCTATAAAACGCTAAAGTGGAAGCAACAAGGTGAAAATGTAGTCATAGAGGTACCAGCTTTGAACCCTTCAGAAGTACCATGCGAGTATGCATGGACTTTTAAACTATCCAATGTAAAGGATTAA
- a CDS encoding alpha-L-fucosidase, producing the protein MKINRIALVLGIIAVLMGCKNVSKNDELESKEETTLLKFEENWESLSKIEREPEWFKDSKLGIYFHWGVYSVPAFDGEWYPRWMYFPNRGNEWGWEVYPHHEKTYGSVKEFNYHDFIPMFKAEEFDANEWATLFDDAGAKFAGPVAQHHDGFAMWGSKVNPWNVKEMGPKRDITGELFKALGKKNMKTIATFHHARVGQRYAKDSTNWLGKGPNISKNSHYPYHPDYITSTTDPKLRKLYGNLEAEEFNQYWLDQIKEVVDGYAPDIIWFDSWLDIIPENYKQQMVAHHFNTATNRNQEPLAIHKQKDLPESVSLLDMEQGGKTEISEDYWMTDITISDGSWCYTKDQVYKEPSLIIRNMIDVWSKKGIVLLNVSPTATGVINKEQRDILKTIGEWIDLHEEAVYKTRVHSIYGYGIANFEEGHFGGQSATTKYNENDFRFTTSKDGNTIYIYALGLPKANSDIQIKHVFDSNKEASVKNISVLGSNTQLKWSRHDETITITTPESSDMNELATVFKLEFK; encoded by the coding sequence ATGAAAATAAATAGAATAGCTTTAGTGTTAGGGATAATAGCCGTTTTAATGGGCTGTAAGAACGTATCCAAAAATGATGAACTGGAATCAAAAGAAGAGACTACACTTTTGAAATTTGAAGAAAATTGGGAATCGCTTTCAAAAATAGAAAGAGAACCAGAGTGGTTTAAAGATTCCAAACTCGGAATATATTTTCATTGGGGAGTTTATAGCGTACCTGCATTTGATGGCGAATGGTATCCAAGATGGATGTATTTTCCTAATAGGGGAAATGAATGGGGTTGGGAAGTTTATCCCCATCATGAAAAAACATACGGTTCTGTTAAGGAATTTAATTATCACGACTTTATTCCCATGTTCAAGGCAGAAGAGTTTGATGCAAATGAATGGGCAACTCTATTTGACGATGCTGGAGCCAAGTTTGCTGGCCCTGTTGCACAGCATCATGATGGTTTTGCCATGTGGGGTAGTAAGGTTAACCCATGGAATGTAAAAGAGATGGGGCCAAAGAGAGATATTACAGGAGAATTATTTAAAGCGCTCGGTAAAAAGAATATGAAAACTATTGCCACATTTCACCACGCGAGAGTGGGGCAAAGGTATGCTAAAGATTCAACCAATTGGCTGGGAAAAGGACCAAATATTAGTAAAAATAGTCATTACCCTTATCATCCAGACTATATTACTTCTACCACCGATCCGAAGTTGAGGAAGTTGTATGGAAACCTTGAAGCCGAAGAATTCAATCAATATTGGCTCGACCAAATCAAAGAGGTGGTTGATGGCTATGCTCCTGATATTATTTGGTTTGATTCATGGTTAGATATAATACCAGAAAATTACAAGCAACAAATGGTTGCTCATCATTTTAATACAGCTACCAATAGAAATCAAGAACCTCTGGCAATTCATAAACAAAAGGATTTACCAGAAAGTGTGAGTTTGTTGGATATGGAACAAGGAGGCAAAACTGAAATATCTGAAGACTACTGGATGACGGATATTACCATTAGCGATGGTTCGTGGTGTTACACAAAGGATCAAGTATATAAAGAGCCTTCTTTGATTATTAGGAACATGATTGATGTATGGAGTAAAAAAGGGATTGTCTTGTTAAATGTTTCACCAACGGCAACTGGAGTCATTAATAAGGAACAACGTGACATTCTTAAGACCATTGGAGAATGGATTGACCTACATGAAGAAGCCGTTTATAAAACACGTGTACATTCAATATATGGCTATGGGATTGCCAATTTTGAGGAAGGACATTTTGGCGGACAATCGGCAACAACAAAGTATAATGAAAATGATTTTCGTTTTACTACCTCTAAAGATGGTAATACTATTTACATCTATGCCTTGGGACTACCTAAAGCTAATTCTGATATACAGATAAAACATGTCTTCGATTCAAATAAGGAGGCATCAGTTAAAAATATTTCCGTTCTTGGTAGTAATACACAGTTAAAATGGTCAAGACATGATGAAACGATTACAATTACTACCCCCGAGAGCTCGGACATGAATGAGTTAGCTACTGTTTTTAAGTTAGAATTTAAATAG
- a CDS encoding RNA polymerase sigma-70 factor — protein sequence MNQNKAHKLTLKELEKIFNSEYKKLCLLAYGFINDLDLSKDIVQDVFTKVLEKRVPLKNKDNIEGYFYTAVKNKCLDFKRSKYAKDVKTYSSEDLEVLQKENYLISEIITLETSEVVERAIESLPDKCAEVIKLSIENYKNHEIAEEMNISINTVKDHKKKAYEKLRKILSCLIIK from the coding sequence ATGAATCAAAATAAAGCACACAAGTTAACATTAAAAGAGTTAGAAAAGATTTTTAATAGTGAATATAAAAAATTATGTCTTTTAGCGTATGGTTTTATTAATGATTTAGACCTTTCTAAAGACATTGTTCAGGATGTCTTTACGAAAGTATTAGAGAAGAGGGTGCCTCTTAAAAATAAAGACAATATCGAAGGATATTTTTATACAGCAGTAAAGAATAAATGTTTGGATTTTAAGCGGAGTAAATATGCTAAAGATGTTAAAACCTATTCTTCGGAAGATTTAGAAGTTTTACAAAAGGAAAATTACCTTATATCAGAAATTATTACTCTTGAAACATCAGAGGTTGTTGAAAGAGCGATCGAATCTCTACCTGATAAATGCGCAGAGGTTATAAAATTAAGCATTGAAAATTATAAAAACCATGAAATAGCAGAAGAAATGAATATATCCATTAACACGGTCAAGGACCACAAGAAAAAGGCTTATGAGAAACTTCGAAAAATTTTAAGTTGCTTAATAATTAAATAA
- a CDS encoding FecR family protein produces MDNLDKIKSLSKKIAASLLKGALPIDLEEFDTLTKEDKKRIIFNVINKNKREERLQFKNKLNTQEAWDAIIINHNKQRAIKRRTFWYSAVAASLVILLGITFLLNKDYELWIDTVIAAEKTIKAGTDKAVLTLANGSEVQLEKDQPYQSNTMTSNGEELIYVSREQVNKIETEAKGIAYNMLTVPRGGQFRIILSDGTKVWLNSESQLRYPIMFNDFETRRVELLYGEAYFDVSSSTLHHGTKFNVSNQFQEIEVLGTEFNIRAYKEETNIYTTLIEGKVVIKSQDKEQVLEPAQQLNLNTKNNDINIETVDNMHNEISWKEGEFSFQNKTLKDIMKILSRWYDMEVIFENKDVEVKTYTGSFNKSNSIEDVLSVIKYTNDINSYYIKNKMLIIR; encoded by the coding sequence ATGGACAATTTAGATAAAATTAAATCACTTTCTAAGAAGATCGCTGCTTCACTATTAAAGGGTGCCCTCCCCATCGATTTAGAAGAATTTGATACACTCACTAAAGAAGATAAAAAACGTATAATATTTAATGTTATTAATAAAAATAAAAGAGAGGAACGATTACAATTTAAAAATAAATTAAATACGCAAGAAGCCTGGGATGCCATAATAATTAATCATAACAAGCAAAGAGCAATCAAACGAAGAACGTTTTGGTACAGTGCGGTTGCAGCATCTTTGGTCATTCTACTTGGTATTACTTTTCTTTTAAATAAAGATTACGAATTGTGGATTGATACGGTAATTGCAGCTGAGAAAACAATAAAGGCAGGTACGGACAAAGCAGTTTTAACATTGGCAAACGGTTCTGAAGTGCAATTAGAAAAAGACCAGCCTTACCAATCAAATACCATGACCAGCAATGGTGAAGAACTAATATACGTATCTAGAGAGCAGGTAAACAAAATAGAAACAGAAGCAAAGGGAATTGCCTATAATATGCTAACAGTTCCTAGAGGAGGGCAATTTCGAATAATATTATCAGATGGCACTAAAGTTTGGCTAAATTCGGAATCCCAGCTTAGATATCCGATCATGTTTAATGATTTTGAAACTAGGCGGGTTGAACTTCTTTACGGTGAAGCCTATTTTGATGTGTCCTCGAGTACATTACATCATGGTACTAAGTTTAATGTGTCTAACCAATTTCAGGAAATCGAGGTTTTAGGAACTGAGTTTAACATCAGAGCCTACAAAGAAGAAACAAACATTTATACCACCTTAATTGAAGGTAAAGTGGTTATTAAAAGTCAGGATAAGGAACAAGTTCTTGAGCCAGCTCAGCAACTAAATCTAAATACTAAAAATAATGACATTAATATAGAAACAGTCGATAATATGCATAATGAAATTTCATGGAAAGAAGGAGAGTTTAGTTTCCAAAACAAAACCTTAAAGGATATCATGAAAATCCTTTCTCGTTGGTACGACATGGAAGTGATATTTGAAAACAAAGATGTAGAAGTTAAAACGTATACGGGATCGTTCAACAAAAGCAATTCAATAGAAGACGTTTTGTCTGTCATTAAATACACAAATGACATTAATAGCTATTATATAAAAAATAAAATGCTAATTATTAGATAG